In Candidatus Woesebacteria bacterium, one DNA window encodes the following:
- a CDS encoding Dipeptide-binding ABC transporter, periplasmic substrate-binding component: protein MSFSLRYSLKLIQAFISRFKALILIGILLGFCFFLALKFVLLPFFTAKENQRIGLVGKYRLDSLPGEVLSLISFGLTKVGPDGSFEPMLAKSWETPDKGKTWIFHIDDNFTWQDGSKIKSSDISYNFSDVEIEKPDEKTIIFKLKNPFSPFPGVVSKPIFKKGLLGLGEWKVKKVSLSGNYVEEIVLADKNKNQKTYKFYPTEDRLKLAFKLGQVDILENIFDPSPLDKWGFLNIEKKVNTRDIVTIFFNTTDKYLSEKTIRQALYYAIDRNRLSPNKAISPIYPESWAYNLLVKPYDYDPEKAKNLIKSLPEQSKEGMEIKLTTTPAMLAVAEEIVKMWQAIGIKAQVQALPIIPDDYQALLVIFESPVDPDQYSIWHATQTAINYSKYKNPRIDALLEEGRSKLDLEERRKIYLDFQRFLLEDAPAAFLYHPDIYTISRKR, encoded by the coding sequence ATGTCTTTCTCTTTAAGGTATTCGCTAAAGTTGATTCAAGCTTTCATCTCGCGCTTTAAAGCCCTCATTTTAATTGGAATCTTGTTAGGTTTTTGCTTCTTTTTGGCTTTAAAATTTGTTCTTCTACCATTTTTTACCGCTAAAGAAAATCAAAGGATAGGTCTTGTTGGTAAATATAGACTAGATTCTCTGCCAGGAGAAGTTCTTTCTTTAATTAGTTTTGGTCTGACTAAAGTAGGGCCTGATGGTTCTTTTGAACCTATGCTTGCCAAGTCTTGGGAAACTCCAGATAAAGGCAAAACTTGGATATTCCATATTGATGATAACTTTACTTGGCAAGACGGAAGTAAAATCAAGTCAAGTGACATTTCTTACAATTTTTCAGATGTTGAGATAGAGAAACCTGATGAAAAGACAATCATATTCAAACTAAAAAACCCTTTTTCTCCTTTTCCTGGTGTTGTATCAAAGCCAATATTTAAAAAGGGGCTTTTGGGTCTTGGTGAGTGGAAAGTCAAGAAAGTCTCTCTTTCAGGAAATTATGTAGAGGAAATAGTCTTAGCTGATAAAAATAAAAATCAAAAAACTTATAAATTTTATCCGACAGAAGACAGGCTCAAATTAGCTTTCAAACTTGGGCAAGTGGACATCTTGGAGAATATCTTTGATCCTAGCCCCCTTGATAAATGGGGTTTTCTAAATATAGAGAAAAAAGTTAATACGAGAGATATAGTCACAATATTTTTTAATACAACCGACAAGTATCTTTCAGAAAAGACAATAAGGCAAGCCTTGTATTACGCGATTGATAGAAATAGACTTAGTCCAAATAAAGCTATCTCGCCTATTTATCCCGAATCTTGGGCTTATAATCTTCTTGTTAAACCTTATGACTACGATCCAGAAAAAGCTAAAAATCTGATTAAATCTTTGCCAGAACAAAGCAAAGAAGGAATGGAAATAAAGCTTACGACAACACCAGCCATGCTTGCTGTAGCTGAAGAAATAGTCAAGATGTGGCAAGCAATAGGTATTAAAGCTCAAGTGCAGGCTTTGCCTATAATACCTGATGATTATCAAGCTCTGCTTGTTATTTTTGAATCTCCAGTTGATCCTGATCAATATTCAATTTGGCATGCTACTCAAACAGCAATTAATTATTCAAAATATAAAAATCCTAGGATAGATGCCCTTCTTGAAGAGGGAAGAAGTAAATTAGATCTTGAGGAAAGAAGGAAAATTTATCTTGATTTCCAAAGATTTTTGCTTGAAGACGCTCCAGCTGCCTTTTTATATCATCCCGATATCTATACCATATCAAGAAAAAGATAA
- a CDS encoding preprotein translocase subunit SecG: MKDFLLITQIVTALVVIFLVTIQTKGTGLGRSFGQSGSISFKRRGIEKLIFKSTFLFSGLFLLASILRILI, from the coding sequence ATGAAAGATTTTCTTTTAATTACTCAAATTGTCACAGCCTTAGTTGTAATTTTTCTTGTAACCATTCAAACAAAAGGAACAGGACTTGGGAGAAGCTTTGGTCAAAGTGGATCTATCTCTTTTAAGAGAAGAGGAATAGAAAAGCTAATCTTTAAGTCAACCTTTTTATTTTCCGGGCTTTTTCTATTAGCCTCAATCCTGCGAATTTTAATTTAG
- a CDS encoding Excinuclease ABC subunit C: MNKKVVLELHTTPKKELFLEIPTLPGVYLFLAQDKRPLYVGKAKNLKNRLSSYFSGILIRKTKEMVKEAKFLSFIKTESEIEALILEANLIKKYQPKYNVIQKDDKSPLYIIITKEKYPLLILGRKSEIKGKNVDKFYGPFLSTRIARNLLRNIRRFIPFSDHKLGKKPCIYSQIGLCNPCPNLIENTKEESKRKELKKDYLRNIRKVKYFLSGNIKKVEKELTSEIKNLAQKQEFEKALEAKNKLETFKYLTSPIRNPDEYLENPNLIEDQREEEIESFINFLSKFFRIKKLRRIECYDVSHTSGAYAAASMVVFIDGNKSSRDYKQFRLKRSINNDRESLIEVINRRLKHLKDWGKPDLIIVDGGKPQVSAVYPILKRYKIPLIGIAKRFEELVVPILENNQTTYLKHRIKNEKFGNLIVRIRDESHRFAQRYHHKLFLSTLKL, translated from the coding sequence ATGAACAAAAAAGTTGTTCTTGAGCTTCATACTACCCCTAAGAAAGAATTATTTCTAGAAATTCCAACACTCCCAGGTGTTTATCTTTTCCTTGCACAAGATAAAAGACCACTTTATGTAGGCAAAGCCAAAAATCTTAAAAACAGGCTTTCAAGTTACTTTTCGGGTATCTTGATAAGAAAAACAAAAGAGATGGTAAAAGAAGCAAAGTTTTTAAGCTTTATTAAGACCGAAAGCGAAATTGAAGCTTTGATTTTGGAGGCAAATTTGATAAAAAAATATCAGCCTAAGTATAACGTTATCCAAAAGGACGACAAAAGCCCTCTTTACATAATAATAACAAAGGAAAAATACCCTCTTCTTATTTTGGGAAGAAAAAGTGAGATTAAAGGCAAAAATGTTGATAAATTTTACGGACCATTCCTCTCAACAAGGATAGCTCGAAATCTACTTAGAAACATAAGAAGATTCATTCCATTTTCAGATCACAAATTGGGGAAAAAGCCTTGTATTTATAGCCAAATTGGCCTTTGCAATCCTTGTCCCAACTTGATAGAGAATACTAAAGAAGAGTCAAAAAGAAAAGAGCTTAAAAAAGATTATTTAAGAAACATTAGAAAAGTTAAATATTTTTTGAGTGGAAATATTAAAAAAGTAGAAAAAGAGTTAACAAGTGAAATAAAAAACCTCGCTCAGAAGCAAGAATTTGAAAAAGCTTTGGAAGCTAAAAATAAACTTGAAACTTTTAAATACCTAACCTCGCCAATAAGAAATCCTGATGAATATCTTGAGAATCCAAACTTAATTGAAGATCAAAGAGAAGAGGAAATAGAATCTTTCATTAATTTCCTAAGCAAGTTTTTTAGGATTAAAAAACTTAGACGCATCGAGTGCTATGATGTTTCTCACACTTCAGGGGCCTATGCCGCAGCCTCGATGGTGGTTTTTATAGATGGAAATAAAAGCTCAAGAGATTACAAGCAGTTCAGATTAAAAAGAAGTATCAATAACGATAGAGAATCTTTAATTGAGGTGATAAATCGTAGATTAAAACACTTAAAAGATTGGGGTAAACCTGATTTGATTATAGTTGATGGCGGCAAACCTCAAGTTTCAGCAGTTTATCCAATTTTAAAAAGATATAAAATTCCGCTAATTGGGATTGCCAAAAGATTTGAGGAATTAGTTGTGCCGATTTTAGAGAATAATCAAACAACCTACCTAAAACATCGAATAAAAAATGAAAAGTTTGGTAATCTGATTGTCAGAATTAGGGATGAATCACATCGTTTCGCTCAAAGATATCATCATAAGTTATTCCTTTCCACGCTTAAGCTTTGA
- a CDS encoding Transglutaminase family protein has translation MKKRFFFLFSKLLGINRQARIKWRQRAFLTPFILLILFFSFTKQAWSQSSFSLDSSITYDINQEGKAFVRQDITLKNEVPEVYAQSYAIDLIGFKPENVKAESEGNSLTVNKEQKDNKTTLRIDFPDARVGKGATRLFTVSYEITNFAQKIGEVWEIYLPRQGDIEKFNSYQLKVLVPINFGNLAYASPEAKSKFKKDDKIGLEFDKETLLEKTGVTLGFGNFQVFSFTLNYHLENPLNKEAKTKIALPPDTSFQRVFYEDIDPRPKSIVVDNDGNWLAEYYLSARENLNIKATGYAQVFPSFQRINFVSEESLYKNTLPQPYWESDDPQIKNLAQNLRSVKDVYNYVVNTLNYDYERAKPNVQRLGAKKVLENPNSAICMEFTDLFIAILRAKGIPAREINGFAYSDDPKLMPLSLVSDVLHSWPEYWDERQKIWIPVDPTWQKTSRGADFFEKQDLRHFAFVIHGENSTYPPSAGSYKLGSEPTKDVFVTLGGKPDLINNKLSADIQLITKIPLTFYQAKFIITNSGQSALYDQKALVYFDNKLVKEEKITTLLPFNSYEFYLDIPFSFLAQKTPAKISVQFVNTTKEIKGVKDQVLLSNILIIFILAIILVSFIIFSFNRLKLKLALSNFFNHRKDESNI, from the coding sequence ATGAAAAAAAGATTTTTTTTCCTCTTTTCAAAACTCTTGGGTATTAATCGTCAGGCAAGAATTAAATGGAGACAACGTGCTTTTTTAACTCCTTTTATATTACTTATCTTATTTTTTAGTTTCACAAAACAAGCGTGGTCTCAATCTTCTTTTAGCTTAGATTCTTCTATTACTTACGATATCAATCAAGAGGGAAAGGCTTTTGTCAGGCAAGACATTACTTTAAAAAATGAAGTGCCTGAAGTTTATGCACAAAGTTACGCTATTGATCTTATTGGTTTTAAACCTGAAAATGTCAAAGCAGAAAGCGAAGGAAATAGCCTTACTGTTAATAAAGAACAAAAGGACAATAAGACCACGCTAAGAATTGATTTTCCAGATGCAAGGGTTGGTAAAGGAGCTACGAGACTCTTCACCGTAAGCTACGAAATAACAAATTTTGCTCAGAAAATAGGAGAAGTTTGGGAAATTTATTTGCCTCGTCAGGGAGATATTGAGAAATTTAATTCCTATCAACTTAAAGTTCTTGTTCCTATAAACTTTGGTAACCTTGCTTACGCGTCTCCTGAAGCAAAATCAAAATTCAAAAAAGACGACAAAATTGGCCTTGAATTTGATAAAGAGACTCTACTTGAAAAAACTGGAGTAACTTTGGGATTTGGCAATTTTCAAGTTTTTTCCTTTACTCTCAATTATCATCTTGAGAACCCTCTAAACAAAGAAGCTAAAACCAAAATAGCTCTTCCTCCTGACACCTCTTTTCAGCGAGTTTTCTATGAAGATATTGATCCAAGACCCAAAAGTATAGTTGTTGATAACGATGGTAATTGGTTGGCCGAATATTATCTTTCTGCCCGCGAGAATCTGAACATAAAAGCCACAGGTTATGCTCAAGTCTTTCCATCTTTTCAACGCATTAATTTTGTAAGTGAAGAGTCCTTGTACAAAAACACTCTTCCTCAACCTTATTGGGAATCAGACGACCCACAAATAAAAAATTTAGCTCAGAATCTAAGAAGCGTAAAAGATGTCTATAACTATGTCGTCAACACTCTCAACTACGATTATGAAAGAGCAAAACCTAATGTCCAAAGATTGGGGGCAAAAAAAGTTCTTGAAAACCCAAATTCTGCAATTTGTATGGAATTTACTGATCTTTTCATTGCTATCCTAAGAGCAAAGGGAATACCTGCAAGAGAAATAAACGGATTTGCTTACAGTGATGATCCTAAATTGATGCCGCTTTCTTTGGTTAGTGATGTTCTTCACTCTTGGCCTGAATACTGGGACGAAAGACAAAAGATTTGGATACCGGTTGATCCAACTTGGCAAAAAACTAGTCGCGGAGCTGATTTCTTTGAAAAACAGGACTTGAGACACTTTGCTTTCGTGATTCATGGCGAAAATTCAACCTATCCTCCAAGCGCAGGTTCTTATAAGTTGGGTTCTGAACCCACAAAAGATGTCTTTGTAACTCTCGGGGGAAAGCCTGATTTAATAAACAATAAGTTATCAGCTGATATTCAACTTATAACAAAAATACCTCTTACTTTTTATCAAGCTAAATTTATTATTACCAATAGCGGACAATCAGCCTTATACGATCAAAAAGCTCTTGTTTATTTTGACAACAAACTGGTAAAAGAAGAAAAAATTACAACTCTTTTACCTTTTAATTCTTATGAGTTCTATCTTGATATCCCTTTTTCTTTTTTAGCGCAAAAAACTCCTGCTAAAATTTCAGTACAATTTGTTAATACAACAAAGGAAATTAAAGGGGTAAAAGATCAGGTTCTACTATCAAATATATTGATTATTTTTATTTTAGCCATAATTTTAGTCTCTTTTATAATATTCAGCTTTAATCGTTTGAAGCTAAAATTGGCATTGAGTAATTTTTTTAATCACAGAAAAGACGAGAGTAACATATGA
- a CDS encoding Excinuclease ABC subunit A yields the protein MQNFIKIRGARQHNLKNVNLDIPKNKLVVFTGVSGSGKTSLAFDTIYAEGQRRYVESLSTYARQFLGVMDKPDVDFIEGLSPAISIDQKTTSHNPRSTVGTITEIYDYLRLLFARIGHPHCPVCGREISHQSIDEITGSVMKLIQEKLKEKKIMRFLVLSPLVRERKGEFTSLFSNIKAKGYREARIDGVIKSLDEELFLIKTNKHSIEAVVDKFSLSEKDFRDKIFLNSFKTRLVDSLSQALNLSEGGVILSEILDSDFEMSKMPKEFRDHLFSELFACPVDNIQIPEIEPRTFSFNSPFGACPDCSGLGKVLKIDPQKIFAFDLSITEGGILPFSRLFEKDTWYSRIILKVCEENGIDPRQPIKTYSKEKIDILLYGTGDKLYQVYGLNRWGNKTSILEKFKGLISDLEEKYQETSSEYVKQEIGKYMKEEICKTCNGTRLKKEALSITIDEKSIAEVSALSITSLLEWIRKLPSIISQREQAISQLIIKEIDQRLSFLNSVGIEYLSLSRSSSSLSGGEAQRIRLASQIGSGLTGVLYVLDEPTIGLHPRDNQKLIATLKKLRDLDNTVIVVEHDREMIESADWVVDFGPEAGEKGGEVVFEGTPSDLRKSTKSQTGLYLANKKTISLPKSHDLAPKGEIKLIGASRYNLKNINVNFPLGKMVVITGVSGSGKSTLLVDTLYPALNSYLNSGYLDKDLNLKDIQITGKVDKVILIDQSPIGRTPRSNPATYTKVFDLIRDVFANTREAKAMGFKKGRFSFNVKGGRCEVCEGQGQIKIEMQFMSDIWITCDVCHGKRYNSSTLEINFRGKNIAEVLDMSVDEALEHFHSYSQIIHKLETLKEVGLGYIKLGQPATTLSGGEAQRVKLAAELSKKATGSTVYILDEPTTGLHFADVEKLLRVLKLLVERGNSVFMIEHNIDVIKNADFIIDLGPEGGEKGGYVIASGNVDEVKKSKNSYTARYL from the coding sequence ATGCAAAATTTTATCAAAATCAGAGGTGCAAGACAGCATAATCTTAAAAATGTTAATCTTGATATTCCCAAAAACAAACTGGTAGTTTTTACGGGAGTTTCAGGTAGTGGTAAGACATCGCTTGCTTTTGACACTATTTATGCTGAAGGCCAAAGGAGATATGTTGAATCTCTTTCAACTTATGCTCGCCAATTCTTGGGAGTAATGGATAAACCTGATGTGGATTTTATTGAAGGCTTATCTCCTGCTATCTCAATTGATCAAAAAACCACTTCCCATAATCCTCGCTCAACAGTGGGAACAATTACTGAGATATATGATTACTTGCGCCTTCTTTTTGCTAGAATTGGACATCCCCATTGTCCTGTCTGTGGAAGAGAAATTTCTCACCAGAGTATTGATGAAATTACAGGAAGTGTTATGAAATTAATTCAAGAGAAGCTCAAAGAAAAAAAAATAATGAGATTTTTAGTTCTTTCACCTCTTGTGAGAGAAAGAAAAGGCGAATTTACTTCTCTTTTTAGTAATATCAAGGCAAAAGGCTATAGAGAAGCAAGAATAGACGGTGTTATCAAATCCCTTGATGAAGAGCTTTTTTTGATTAAAACCAATAAACATTCTATTGAGGCAGTAGTTGATAAATTCAGCTTAAGCGAAAAAGATTTCAGAGATAAAATATTTTTAAACAGTTTTAAAACAAGACTAGTTGACTCTCTTTCCCAAGCCTTAAATCTATCTGAAGGGGGTGTTATTTTGTCTGAAATTTTAGATTCTGATTTTGAAATGTCAAAAATGCCAAAGGAATTTAGAGATCATCTTTTTTCGGAGCTTTTTGCCTGTCCTGTTGACAATATCCAAATTCCTGAAATTGAGCCAAGAACTTTCTCTTTTAACTCTCCTTTTGGTGCTTGTCCTGACTGCTCCGGCTTAGGAAAAGTTCTAAAAATAGATCCTCAAAAAATTTTTGCTTTTGATCTTTCCATAACCGAGGGTGGAATTTTACCTTTTTCTCGTCTTTTTGAAAAAGATACTTGGTATTCAAGAATAATCCTTAAGGTATGTGAGGAAAACGGAATTGACCCAAGACAACCAATAAAAACATATTCCAAAGAAAAGATTGATATTCTTCTTTATGGGACAGGAGATAAATTATATCAAGTTTATGGCCTTAATCGCTGGGGCAATAAAACAAGTATTTTAGAGAAGTTTAAAGGCTTAATTTCTGATCTTGAGGAAAAATATCAGGAGACAAGTTCCGAATATGTTAAACAAGAAATAGGAAAATATATGAAAGAAGAAATCTGTAAAACTTGTAATGGTACAAGACTTAAAAAGGAAGCATTGTCAATAACTATTGACGAAAAATCAATTGCTGAAGTCTCGGCACTTTCTATAACCTCGCTTCTTGAATGGATTAGAAAGTTGCCAAGCATAATTTCCCAAAGGGAACAGGCTATCTCTCAACTCATTATTAAAGAAATAGACCAACGCCTTAGCTTTTTGAATTCGGTTGGTATTGAGTATTTATCACTTTCGCGAAGTTCGTCATCTCTTTCAGGGGGTGAGGCGCAAAGGATAAGACTTGCTTCGCAAATTGGCTCTGGACTAACCGGCGTCCTTTATGTCTTAGATGAACCTACAATTGGTCTTCACCCAAGAGACAATCAAAAGTTAATAGCTACTCTTAAAAAACTAAGAGATTTGGATAATACCGTTATTGTTGTAGAACATGATAGAGAAATGATTGAAAGCGCTGATTGGGTTGTTGATTTTGGGCCTGAGGCGGGAGAAAAAGGTGGAGAAGTAGTTTTTGAAGGCACACCCAGTGATTTAAGAAAAAGTACAAAATCGCAAACTGGGCTTTACCTTGCTAACAAAAAGACAATCAGTTTACCAAAGTCTCACGATCTTGCACCAAAAGGCGAGATTAAATTGATAGGAGCTTCGCGTTACAATCTAAAAAATATTAATGTCAATTTTCCCTTGGGTAAGATGGTAGTAATAACCGGCGTTTCAGGAAGCGGAAAATCAACTCTCTTGGTTGATACTCTTTATCCTGCTTTAAATAGTTATCTTAATTCAGGTTATTTAGACAAAGATCTAAATCTTAAAGATATTCAAATCACAGGTAAAGTAGATAAGGTTATCTTGATAGACCAATCTCCAATAGGCAGAACCCCACGTAGTAATCCGGCGACTTATACCAAAGTTTTTGATTTGATAAGAGATGTTTTTGCCAACACTCGTGAAGCCAAAGCAATGGGTTTTAAAAAAGGTCGGTTTTCCTTTAATGTTAAAGGCGGAAGATGCGAAGTTTGTGAAGGTCAAGGTCAAATAAAGATAGAAATGCAGTTTATGAGTGATATTTGGATTACCTGCGATGTTTGTCACGGTAAACGTTACAACAGCTCCACTTTGGAAATTAATTTTAGAGGCAAAAATATTGCTGAGGTTCTTGATATGTCAGTTGATGAAGCTTTAGAACATTTTCATTCCTACAGCCAGATAATTCACAAACTTGAAACCTTAAAAGAGGTGGGTTTAGGCTATATTAAGCTTGGTCAGCCAGCCACAACTTTATCGGGAGGGGAAGCGCAAAGAGTCAAATTAGCTGCGGAACTTTCAAAAAAAGCAACGGGAAGCACTGTTTATATTTTAGATGAACCAACGACGGGCCTTCATTTTGCTGATGTAGAGAAACTTCTTAGAGTTTTAAAGCTTTTGGTTGAAAGAGGAAATAGCGTTTTTATGATAGAGCACAATATTGATGTTATCAAAAATGCTGATTTTATTATTGATCTTGGTCCTGAAGGCGGCGAAAAGGGTGGTTATGTTATAGCTTCAGGTAATGTTGATGAAGTAAAAAAGAGCAAAAATTCATATACTGCAAGATATCTTTAG
- a CDS encoding Excinuclease ABC subunit B: MSIAKMKIFNLNLPYKPTVEQRRAVEELVSGFKSGNHYQVLLGVTGSGKTFVMANLIEKLQIPTLIISHNKTLAGQLYQEIREFFPNNAVSFFISYYDYYQPEAYIPSTDTYIEKDSAINELIDKLRLETTSNLLSRRDVVVVASVSCIYNLGSPKNYGKFAIQLKRGDKINLKEITEKLVDLQYERGEFEFKRAMFRLRGDSIDVFPAYQDRALRIVIDRGIVEAIFYFDPLTGEKEGQEEGNVTIFPAKHFLADRNEDQIIDEIKKDMEERVRFFEKKNDLISAQRIKQKVTYDLEMIREFGYVKGIENYSRYFDGRKKGEPPFSLLDYFQNSYGKDWLVIVDESHITFPQIRGMFNGDRARKQTLIDYGFRLPSALDNRPLKFDEFLSKVPSFLATSATPDDWEIRFSQGKVVELLARPTGIPDPEVEIKPTKNQVADVISEIKKQINKKQRTLVTTLTKTMAEDLASYLKEQGLKVHYLHSEIKTLERSDILDSLRRGDYDVLIGVNLLREGLDLPEVSLVAILDADKEGFLRSKTTLIQTMGRAARHIEGRVILYADTITDSIKGALDEVKRRRECQLKVNKKYGIVPQNIVKPIRKRVIEKEELGFIEQLTQKESVFGNLENFDVESLTPLDRKKLINKLKREMNLAAVNLDFELAIKIRDKIKELEAAS, translated from the coding sequence TTGTCAATAGCCAAAATGAAAATATTTAATTTAAATTTACCTTACAAACCAACAGTAGAGCAAAGGAGAGCTGTTGAAGAACTGGTTAGTGGTTTTAAGTCAGGCAATCATTACCAGGTCCTTTTGGGTGTAACAGGCTCTGGCAAGACTTTTGTTATGGCAAACTTAATTGAGAAATTGCAAATTCCAACTTTGATAATCTCTCATAATAAAACCCTTGCAGGACAGCTTTATCAGGAGATAAGAGAGTTTTTCCCCAATAATGCAGTCTCTTTTTTTATTTCCTATTATGACTATTATCAACCAGAAGCCTATATTCCTTCAACTGATACCTATATCGAAAAAGATTCTGCTATCAATGAATTAATTGATAAATTAAGACTTGAAACAACCAGCAATCTTTTAAGTCGTCGTGATGTTGTTGTAGTTGCTTCGGTTTCCTGCATTTATAATTTAGGTTCTCCTAAAAATTATGGCAAATTTGCTATCCAATTAAAAAGGGGGGACAAAATTAACTTAAAGGAGATAACAGAGAAATTGGTTGACCTTCAATACGAAAGAGGAGAATTCGAGTTCAAAAGGGCTATGTTTCGTCTGCGTGGCGATTCTATTGATGTCTTTCCCGCTTATCAAGACAGGGCTCTTCGAATAGTTATAGATAGAGGGATAGTTGAAGCTATTTTTTACTTTGATCCACTGACAGGAGAAAAAGAAGGGCAAGAGGAAGGGAATGTCACCATTTTTCCTGCTAAGCATTTTTTGGCTGATAGAAATGAAGATCAAATAATTGATGAGATTAAAAAAGATATGGAAGAGAGAGTTAGATTTTTTGAGAAGAAGAATGATTTAATCTCGGCACAAAGAATTAAACAAAAGGTAACTTATGATTTAGAGATGATTCGTGAGTTTGGATATGTTAAGGGAATTGAGAATTACTCACGCTATTTTGACGGCAGGAAAAAGGGAGAACCTCCTTTTTCTCTTCTTGACTATTTCCAGAATTCATACGGCAAAGATTGGCTTGTTATTGTAGATGAATCTCATATTACATTTCCTCAAATAAGAGGAATGTTTAATGGTGATCGCGCGCGCAAACAGACTTTAATTGACTATGGCTTTAGGCTTCCTTCTGCTCTTGATAATCGGCCTTTGAAGTTTGACGAATTTTTAAGCAAGGTTCCTAGTTTTCTTGCCACCTCGGCTACTCCTGATGATTGGGAAATTAGGTTTTCCCAAGGTAAAGTAGTGGAGCTTTTAGCTCGCCCGACTGGAATTCCTGATCCAGAAGTTGAAATTAAACCAACCAAAAATCAAGTTGCTGATGTAATTTCAGAAATCAAAAAGCAGATAAATAAAAAGCAGCGAACTTTAGTTACAACCCTAACTAAAACTATGGCTGAAGATTTAGCCTCTTACCTTAAAGAACAGGGATTAAAAGTCCACTATTTGCATTCTGAAATTAAAACTCTTGAAAGATCCGATATTTTAGACAGTTTAAGAAGAGGAGATTACGATGTTTTAATTGGAGTCAATCTTTTAAGAGAAGGACTTGATTTACCGGAGGTCTCGCTTGTTGCCATTCTTGATGCTGATAAAGAAGGCTTTTTGCGTTCAAAAACGACATTAATTCAAACAATGGGTAGAGCTGCAAGGCATATTGAAGGCAGAGTAATTTTATACGCCGACACGATTACCGATTCAATAAAAGGCGCTTTAGATGAAGTAAAAAGAAGAAGGGAATGTCAACTCAAGGTCAATAAAAAATATGGAATTGTGCCGCAAAATATAGTTAAACCCATCCGCAAAAGGGTGATTGAAAAGGAAGAACTCGGGTTTATTGAACAATTGACCCAAAAAGAATCAGTCTTTGGTAACCTTGAAAATTTTGATGTTGAAAGTTTAACACCTCTTGACAGAAAAAAATTAATTAATAAATTAAAACGAGAGATGAATTTAGCGGCAGTTAATCTTGATTTTGAACTAGCAATTAAAATCAGGGATAAAATTAAAGAGCTTGAGGCGGCAAGTTAA
- a CDS encoding SOS-response repressor and protease LexA yields the protein MTPVLYKRQAIILDFLKQYIQKYGIAPNLKQIAEATNLRAISTVHEHLCNLEKLGFIKRSNRGKEIEILNENITFSPKGIEVPILGFVAAGLPIEPYTDPNAQIGIPPSFAKSNKRVFVLQVRGESMIEEQIRDGDYVVCEQTETAKNGDIVIALLDNGTATLKKFFKEATRIRLEPANAKMEPIFVKNVRVQGKVIGLIRKYVN from the coding sequence ATGACACCTGTTCTTTACAAGAGGCAAGCTATTATACTAGATTTTTTGAAGCAATACATCCAAAAGTATGGCATTGCCCCAAATTTGAAACAAATAGCTGAAGCTACTAATCTTAGAGCTATATCAACTGTTCACGAACATCTTTGTAATTTGGAAAAGCTAGGATTTATCAAAAGAAGCAATAGAGGTAAAGAGATAGAGATACTTAATGAAAATATTACTTTTTCACCCAAGGGGATAGAAGTTCCCATTTTGGGTTTTGTTGCTGCAGGTCTACCAATTGAACCATACACTGACCCTAATGCTCAGATTGGTATTCCGCCCTCTTTTGCTAAAAGCAATAAAAGAGTTTTTGTCCTTCAGGTACGTGGTGAATCAATGATTGAAGAACAAATAAGAGACGGGGATTACGTGGTTTGCGAACAAACAGAGACAGCTAAAAATGGCGATATCGTTATAGCCCTTCTTGATAATGGAACAGCAACCCTAAAGAAGTTTTTTAAGGAGGCTACAAGAATTAGGCTAGAACCTGCTAATGCCAAGATGGAACCTATTTTTGTCAAAAATGTCAGAGTGCAAGGCAAAGTAATCGGTTTAATCAGAAAATATGTTAACTAG